The following are encoded together in the Penicillium digitatum chromosome 3, complete sequence genome:
- a CDS encoding Major facilitator superfamily domain, general substrate transporter — protein sequence MGNWTMKTPEKHPCLHPGCSKSFTRAEHLRRHALNHEQAQNGHTCERCSVHFQRSDLLARHMERHEKRDLEAGGPGQGTLKTRKRTRRAEDGSIIVRPSQRELRTAAAAKSSISVNGSSQIPDLRDEEEYFDDGVPLSPPGSGTGPTSISMDDTDPFLASLVPAGSFEQHFEPMAGQFDAADGSFGVELDGIGDYFGMDTATDFNLPFAAISNYNWLFDVSSLDDAFHQFNLPLGFDAVPILERLDSHPTELIDKYDGPSALLMASIMDRGEALGETNSSALPSFPDLDWMSGATTLDPNPPTNLPRISEEARRQILAIVSQAHPTSIDGHPTVLDSPLLTLPALQAYCDMFFGRFNTAYPLIHQCTFNPNKAPPVFLASILFMGATYSTREAHQLAVEVHDVLRSQLLCHSDFSPQADLWVLQTMLLIDCFGKMRAGPKQRERAQLFHCVLIKMIRRSNCCGIRDLSGVNQSGDLDQMWRRAMEEEQRKRVAIHCFMWDTQHAVLFSQSLCMSAFEIRSALPCGSAAWDASSAREWSQHAFREENRPFLTVLKGYITPAAVARPRDLNVFSRIVVLHGLMSVSADLKRRDQTTLRSETPERVGAWTPRMGRSYDLWKVDFDADCLAIKLARTASPRQFTGLKISGYALYHAAYLALNIEVLDLQIVAGASQILGRTVTEADQARSLRNITRWLQEESGPACTTAQQAASLLQDAVLSLHDWDQADSFHFPWCLYLCTLACWVFHRGPNLTSDENRINTDLSSLIVMLTNSPSLPELAVLSGKYCPRPLAAAMAKQLATVRWAVVHDAMKVLMRLSS from the exons ATGGGCAACTGGACCATGAAAACTCCGGAAAAACACCCCTGCCTACACCCAGGCTGTAGCAAGAGCTTCACGCGTGCGGAGCACCTACGTCGCCATGCGCTCAACCACGAGCAGGCACAAAATGGGCATACCTGCGAGCGTTGTTCTGTTCACTTTCAACGCTCAGATTTGTTAG CGCGACATATGGAGCGACACGAGAAACGGGATCTCGAAGCTGGAGGACCCGGACAGGGGACGTTGAAGACGCGAAAGAGGACTAGAAGAGCTGAGGATGGTTCGATTATTGTGCGTCCTTCACAGCGAGAGTTGAGAACAGCCGCTGCAGCGAAATCTTCGATCTCGGTCAATGGTTCCAGTCAGATACCGGACTTACGAGATGAGGAAGAGTACTTTGATGATGGTGTCCCATTGTCCCCACCTGGCTCAGGCACTGGTCCAACGTCAATCTCAATGGATGATACAGATCCTTTCCTGGCCTCGTTGGTTCCAGCTGGTTCTTTTGAGCAGCATTTTGAGCCAATGGCTGGACAATTTGATGCAGCAGATGGGTCTTTTGGTGTGGAGTTGGACGGGATTGGCGATTACTTTGGAATGGACACCG CGACGGATTTCAATCTTCCATTTGCAGCCATATCCAATTACAACTGGCTCTTCGACGTTTCCTCGCTGGACGATGCTTTTCATCAATTCAATCTCCCTCTCGGATTCGATGCAGTCCCGATTTTAGAAAGACTCGATTCCCATCCCACAGAATTAATAGATAAATACGATGGCCCATCGGCCTTGCTCATGGCATCAATCATGGATAGAGGCGAAGCATTAGGGGAAACTAACTCCTCTGCATTACCCAGTTTCCCAGACCTGGACTGGATGTCTGGTGCGACGACACTAGATCCGAATCCTCCAACGAATCTACCGAGAATATCCGAGGAGGCGAGAAGGCAGATTCTGGCAATCGTGTCACAGGCACATCCAACAAGCATCGATGGACATCCCACGGTACTGGATTCGCCGCTTCTGACACTCCCTGCTCTCCAGGCTTATTGCGACATGTTCTTCGGTCGTTTCAACACGGCATACCCTCTGATCCACCAGTGTACCTTCAACCCGAATAAGGCGCCCCCGGTGTTCCTCGCCTCGATTCTATTCATGGGTGCAACATACAGCACGCGCGAGGCCCACCAACTGGCAGTGGAAGTCCACGATGTTCTGCGAAGCCAGCTGCTCTGTCATTCGGATTTCTCACCGCAAGCTGACCTGTGGGTCTTACAGACCATGCTTCTGATCGATTGTTTTGGCAAGATGAGAGCAGGCCCCAAACAACGCGAGCGCGCGCAGCTATTTCACTGCGTCTTGATCAAAATGATCAGGCGCAGCAACTGCTGTGGCATACGCGACTTGTCGGGCGTGAATCAATCAGGGGATCTGGATCAAATGTGGCGACGGGCTATGGAGGAAGAGCAACGTAAGAGGGTCGCTATACATTGCTTCATGTGGGATACACAGCATGCCGTGCTATTCTCGCAGTCACTGTGTATGTCTGCGTTTGAGATTAGATCTGCCTTGCCCTGTGGTTCTGCAGCCTGGGATGCATCCTCTGCACGAGAGTGGTCACAGCACGCCTTTCGGGAAGAGAACCGACCATTCCTTACGGTTTTGAAAGGATACATCACGCCGGCAGCTGTTGCGCGACCGCGAGATCTGAATGTCTTTTCCCGGATCGTTGTGCTGCACGGGTTGATGTCTGTATCTGCGGATTTGAAACGTCGCGATCAAACAACCCTACGGTCGGAGACCCCCGAGCGTGTCGGGGCTTGGACGCCGCGCATGGGTCGGTCCTATGATTTGTGGAAAGTAGACTTCGATGCCGATTGTCTTGCTATAAAACTCGCTCGGACTGCCAGTCCTCGACAGTTTACAGGGCTCAAGATCTCCGGGTATGCTCTTTACCATGCAGCGTATCTCGCGTTGAATATCGAGGTCCTCGATTTGCAGATTGTCGCCGGGGCCAGTCAGATCCTTGGACGTACCGTCACTGAAGCTGATCAGGCACGGTCGCTGCGGAATATCACCAGATGGCTACAGGAGGAATCCGGGCCAGCCTGTACAACTGCACAACAAGCGGCATCGTTACTCCAAGACGCGGTGTTGAGTCTTCATGACTGGGATCAGGCAGATTCCTTCCATTTCCCCTGGTGTTTGTATCTTTGCACACTGGCCTGTTGGGTTTTCCATCGTGGACCGAATCTCACCTCTGATGAGAACCGGATCAACACCGATCTATCTTCATTGATCGTGATGTTAACCAATTCTCCCAGCTTACCCGAGCTAGCGGTTTTATCGGGCAAATACTGTCCTCGCCCTTTGGCAGCGGCAATGGCTAAACAACTAGCGACAGTCCGATGGGCCGTTGTTCACGATGCTATGAAAGTTTTGATGAGGTTGTCATCATAG
- a CDS encoding Allantoate permease, putative, which produces MAKVPNPEVNIVESTVYTDPEAERSYLRKIDFIVLPTLCLSNLANAKTDGLDKDLNLKGNDYSLLILLFYIPFGLFDLPWNLLIKRYSGRLMLSIMSIVWGVLALCQCAAKDFGSLLAIRIILGVFEAGFFAGATFYLTLFYTRGEMGFRLAIMQSFAVLASAFSGLISFGAFQINNPAVKGWQWLFIIEGSMTLLIGAVAFFLLPDGVRSAWFLSGRERAVATARLLRDTSLEVNTPFDLKSAFESWSDWKFPVWCLITFTYPVAYATAMNFFPLIVQRLGYSVIKTNLWTVAPNLVGAVFLLCVAKSSDYFRERTLHIVFSLTVSLVGMIILIAIDVQRNKGVAYFACFLMAAGSYIPSCLVHAWHNNNNVHENSRAANTGFFVGLGNFAGVLSAATFRTQYAPK; this is translated from the exons ATGGCCAAGGTGCCCAACCCTGAAGTAAACATCGTCGAAAGCACGGTGTACACAGATCCGGAGGCCGAGAGGTCCTATCTTAGAAAAATAGATTTCATAGTGCTTCCAACGTTATGCTTG AGCAATTTGGCAAATGCAAAGACGGATGGTCTGGACAAGGACTTGAATCTGAAGGGGAATGACTATTCTCTATTGATTCTGCTCTTCTACATCCCGTTTGGGTTGTTCGATTTGCCGTGGAATCTTCTGATCAAGAGATATTCAGGCAGACTTATGCTGTCTATTA TGTCCATTGTGTGGGGAGTTCTAGCCCTCTGCCAATGTGCCGCTAAGGATTTCGGCTCTCTACTTGCGATTCGCATCATCTTGGGTGTTTTTGAAGCGGGGTTCTTCGCCGGAGCTACATTTTACCTCACATTGTTCTATACCCGCGGAGAAATGGGATTCCGCCTAGCTATTATGCAGTCATTTGCAGTTCTGGCGTCTGCCTTTAGCGGACTTATCTCCTTTGGGGCTTTCCAAATCAACAACCCTGCTGTGAAAGGCTGGCAGTGGTTGTTCATTATTGAGGGATCGATGACACTACTCATCGGAGCTGTGGCATTTTTCCTACTGCCCGATGGGGTGCGAAGTGCTTGGTTTTTATCTGGTAGAGAGAGGGCAGTAGCGACAGCACGTCTGCTTCGGGATACCTCATTGGAGGTTAATACACCTTTTGATCTCAAGTCTGCCTTTGAGTCATGGAGCGACTGGAAGTTCCCAGTGTGGTGTCTGATAACGTTCACATACCCTGTTGCCTATGCCACGGCAATGAATTTCTTCCCATTG ATTGTTCAACGATTGGGATACTCCGTGATCAAGACTAATCTCTGGACGGTGGCGCCAAATCTTGTCGGGGCAGTATTCCTGCTGTGTGTGGCCAAGTCATCCGACTATTTCCGCGAACGAACACTCCACATTGTATTTTCTTTGACCGTTTCCTTGGTCGGAATGATTATATTGATTGCGATTGACGTTCAAAGGAACAAGGGGGTAGCGTACTTTGCTTGTTTCCTGATGGCAGCAGGATCATatattccatcgtgtctcgTCCACGCATGGCACAATAATAACAACGTACACGAGAATTCGCGAGCTGCCAATACGGGGTTTTTTGTCGGACTAGGCAATTTCGCTGGAGTGTTGAGCGCGGCCACATTCCGAACTCAATATGCTCCAAAGTAA
- a CDS encoding Oxidoreductase, 2OG-Fe(II) oxygenase family, putative: MSPPAAPPVLDFAPFYEKDSDAKSKLIEEVRECCHYNGFFQITGHRVPLGLQRRVMDCSRRFFDLPLEEKLKIDKNLNSFNRGYELLRSQMLEVGTGPELKEGLYIGEEIPTDHPYYLEKKLNSGPNQWPPTVPNRDEFEQTTMEYYHAVFDLAKDVLGVLAQTLGVESSFFDPLTDGAVATMRYLHYPAQPQDTDEKLNRGIGAHTDFGCITLLLQDEVDGLQVLDAPSGQWLDVKPVPGAYVVNLGNLFMRMANDKYKSNTHRVINKSGRERYSIPFFFSGNPDYVCECLPNCREEGEPAKYSPITVQDMVTASYKESYGRAEAFKRNLDVTRAPVTPAVAVVGA; encoded by the exons ATGTCTCCCCCCGCAGCTCCGCCTGTCTTGGATTTCGCTCCATTCTATGAGAAGGATAGCGACGCGAAATCCAAGCTGATCGAAGAGGTGCGCGAATGCTGCCACTACAACGGATTCTTCCAGATAACTGGCCACCGCGTCCCCTTGGGGTTACAGCGCCGCGTAATGGATTGTTCCAGGCGCTTCTTCGATCTCCCTCTGGAAGAAAAACTAAAAATTGACAAGA ATCTCAATTCGTTCAACCGAGGCTATGAACTCCTCCGATCGCAAATGCTGGAAGTGGGCACCGGACCAGAGCTGAAAGAAGGCCTATACATTGGCGAGGAAATCCCTACAGACCACCCCTACTATTTGGAGAAGAAGTTGAACAGCGGCCCCAACCAATGGCCACCTACCGTTCCCAACCGGGACGAATTCGAACAAACAACCATGGAATACTATCACGCAGTCTTCGATCTTGCAAAGGATGTTTTGGGAGTACTGGCTCAGACGCTAGGAGTAGAATCATCCTTCTTTGACCCTCTCACAGACGGAGCGGTCGCGACAATGCGCTACCTGCACTATCCGGCACAGCCGCAAGACACCGACGAGAAATTGAACCGCGGCATCGGAGCGCATACCGATTTCGGATGCATCACTCTCCTTCTGCAGGACGAGGTCGATGGCCTACAAGTGCTGGATGCACCATCGGGACAATGGCTGGAT GTCAAACCAGTTCCCGGAGCTTATGTGGTGAACTTGGGTAACCTCTTCATGCGCATGGCAAACGACAAATACAAATCCAACACCCATCGTGTGATTAACAAATCCGGTCGAGAGAGATACTCGATTCCGTTCTTCTTTAGTGGAAATCCGGATTATGTCTGCGAGTGCTTGCCTAACTGCCGTGAAGAGGGTGAACCTGCCAAGTACAGTCCAATTACTGTGCAAGACATGGTAACGGCGTCTTACAAAGAGAGCTACGGCCGCGCTGAGGCATTCAAGAGGAATTTGGATGTAACGAGGGCGCCTGTAACCCCGGCTGTTGCTGTGGTCGGTGCTTAG
- a CDS encoding Sucrose/H+ symporter, plant — protein MDEIQVEKKQSQPGESSSPDYEVAKLTTIDDYELEIFYGSSTTKAYRLKSELVGKCMEEIGMGWFQWKLFVVTGFGWIVDNFASQGIGSVQPPIKQEFSGIVQVSYSSVAYYIGLILGASFWGLSSDLIGRKPAFNSTLLIAGIFLCAAAGSMNFIAFSALWAVIGTAAGENVPVDSMIFLEFVPGSHQYLLTALSAWWNLSQLVVSLVSWAFLAHFSCATDATPETCPRSQNMGWRYTLITLGVLALIFTFVRIFVFKLPETPRYLLSQGRDQDAVNAINYIAKQNGKPEPLTLELLHAIDARFGNILGEERESNQMSKKDIVTENLQAFRGKHYSALFATRKLGRQTLIIWAIWLTVGIAYPLFFAFLPSYLATKFTEKSSLSLTYRNYCITSAVGIVGPLSAAVSVNTRMGRRWMMGISAVVTGVFLFAYVGVNTSSADLAFSCVTSLLANFEYAIMYAFTPESFPAPHRGTGSGTAAALLRFGGLVASIISSQTGFTTAPIYASAALWIVVGVLCVGLPFETHGHDAL, from the exons ATGGACGAAATTCAAGTTGAAAAAAAGCAGAGCCAGCCAGGGGAGAGCAGCAGTCCGGACTATGAAGTTGCTAAATTGACGACTATTGATGATTATGAGCTTGAAATTTTTTACGGATCCTCGACTACCAAGGCATACCGCTTGAAGTCTGAGCTAGTTGGAAAATGCATGGAGGAGATTGGCATGGGCTG GTTTCAATGGAAACTCTTCGTTGTTACAGGTTTTGGATGGATAGTCGACAAT TTTGCCTCGCAAGGCATAGGCAGTGTTCAACCCCCTATCAAGCAAGAGTTTTCCGGAATTGTGCAAGTCAGCTACAGTTCAGTTGCCTACTACATTGGGCTCATTCTGGGTGCCTCATTTTGGGGTCTGTCTAGCGATCTCATCGGACGCAAGCCAGCATTCAATTCTACGCTGCTCATTGCTGGCATCTTCCTATGTGCCGCCGCTGGATCGATGAATTTCATCGCATTCAGTGCACTATGGGCTGTAATTGGAACTGCTGCTGGTGAAAATGTGCCTGTTGATTCTATGATATTCCTAGAATTTGTGCCAGGAAG TCATCAGTATCTTCTCACGGCTCTCTCAGCATGGTGGAATCTGAGCCAACTAGTTGTTTCCCTGGTTTCTTGGGCTTTCTTAGCACACTTCAGTTGTGCAACCGATGCCACCCCAGAGACCTGCCCCCGAAGCCAGAACATGGGATG GAGATATACCCTCATCACTCTAGGTGTTTTAGCCCTTATCTTTACCTTCGTTCGCATTTTTGTTTTCAAACTCCCTGAAACCCCCAGATATCTCCTCTCCCAAGGAAGAGACCAGGACGCGGTCAACGCCATAAATTACATTGCCAAACAAAATGGAAAACCAGAACCCCTGACGCTTGAATTGCTTCATGCAATCGATGCTCGCTTTGGAAACATACTTGGCGAAGAAAGAGAGTCCAACCAAATGTCGAAAAAAGACATCGTGACGGAGAACCTTCAAGCCTTCCGAGGGAAGCACTACAGCGCGCTATTCGCAACTCGAAAACTTGGAAGACAGACATTGATTATCTGGGCTATCTGGTTGACAGTGG GAATTGCCTACCCGCTGTTCTTTGCCTTCTTGCCCTCCTACCTGGCAACCAAATTCACAGAAaaatcttctctctctctaacATATCGAAACTACTGCATCACATCGGCTGTTGGAATAGTTGGACCCCTGTCCGCCGCAGTATCGGTAAACACCCGCATGGGCAGAAGATGGATGATGGGAATTTCAGCTGTTGTCACAGGCGTATTCCTATTCGCATACGTCGGTGTCAATACTTCATCGGCCGACTTGGCATTTTCCTGCGTTACCAGCCTTCTGGCTAATTTCG AGTACGCTATCATGTACGCGTTCACTCCAGAATCATTCCCGGCTCCTCATCGTGGCACTGGCTCTGGAACAGCGGCTGCCCTGCTTCGATTTGGAGGACTCGTTGCTAGTATTATCTCATCCCAGACTGGTTTTACAACTGCGCCAATCTATGCTAGTGCGGCATTGTGGATTGTTGTTGGCGTGTTGTGTGTAGGATTGCCCTTCGAGACCCATGGACACGATGCGCTGTGA
- a CDS encoding FMN-dependent dehydrogenase — MIHPHETLENIERSFLGTVEPRERRIPDSAAETIIQAPPSTWLNLDEIESAAAKILSKKAWGYYVSAADD; from the coding sequence ATGATCCATCCTCACGAAACCCTGGAAAATATCGAGCGGTCATTCCTGGGCACGGTCGAGCCACGAGAGCGTCGAATCCCAGATTCTGCTGCCGAAACGATCATCCAAGCACCACCGAGCACATGGCTGAACCTAGATGAGATAGAATCGGCCGCCGCAAAAATCCTTAGCAAAAAGGCATGGGGCTACTATGTTTCCGCTGCCGATGACTAG
- a CDS encoding (S)-2-hydroxy-acid oxidase, putative, with the protein MARLRHPAGEKGIAEGCRSFGGLQIIANNSSLSPEEIVANAPSTQIFGWQLYVQLDRPLSESMLARVNRLAQIKFIVLTLDAPVSGKREDDERIHIQANKTASVSTQLFAGTGPSLTWADTLHWLSRQTTKPIVLKGIQTHEDAVLAAHYAPLMQGIVLSNHGGRSLDTAPPAVHTLLELRKYCPDVFDKVEIWVDGGIRRGTDAVKALCLGAKAVGVGRPALWGLAAGGVEGVERTLKSWFSFKTSIMMPLLI; encoded by the coding sequence ATGGCGCGTTTAAGACACCCCGCAGGAGAAAAGGGCATTGCGGAAGGTTGTCGATCATTCGGGGGCCTCCAAATCATTGCAAATAACTCCTCACTCTCTCCGGAGGAGATTGTCGCCAACGCGCCGTCAACACAGATATTTGGATGGCAGCTTTATGTCCAGTTGGATAGGCCGTTGAGTGAAAGCATGTTGGCACGTGTTAATCGGCTGGCTCAAATCAAGTTTATCGTGTTAACACTCGACGCACCAGTGTCAGGTAAGCGAGAGGACGATGAGCGGATCCACATTCAAGCCAATAAAACAGCAAGTGTCAGCACCCAGCTCTTTGCTGGGACGGGTCCATCGCTCACTTGGGCGGATACTCTTCACTGGTTATCTCGGCAAACAACCAAGCCAATTGTCCTCAAGGGAATACAGACACACGAAGATGCAGTTCTGGCCGCTCATTATGCGCCTTTGATGCAGGGGATTGTTCTGTCCAACCATGGTGGGAGATCGCTTGACACAGCCCCTCCTGCAGTACACACTCTCCTTGAACTTCGAAAATATTGCCCGGATGTGTTTGACAAGGTTGAGATTTGGGTAGATGGTGGCATTCGTCGCGGTACAGATGCCGTCAAGGCGCTATGTCTTGGGGCGAAAGCTGTTGGGGTAGGAAGACCGGCTCTCTGGGGTCTCGCTGCTGGTGGAGTCGAGGGTGTTGAACGAACATTGAAAAGTTGGTTCTCCTTCAAAACATCGATTATGATGCCGTTGCTAATCTAA
- a CDS encoding Glycoside hydrolase/deacetylase, beta/alpha-barrel, translated as MGKKRVLVGYGVDIDAVAGWLGSYGGEDSVNDISRGLWAGHVGTPRVLKLFEKYNIKATWFIPGHTLDTFPEECAMVRDAGHEIGLHGYSHENPCDLSTEQQRDILDKTYKMLTDFCGKPPRGIVAPWWEASAEMVELLLAYGIEYDHSMSHEDCQMYWLRTGDTWTKIDYKQKAETWMKPLIKGNSTGLVEIPGSWYIDDLPPMMFIKNSANSHGWVNPRDVEDIWKDHFDYFYREYDEFVFPMTIHPDVSGRPHVLLMHERLIEYINSHEGVEWVTFEKMCDEFKGKNQPPPGALMPASPGAIANAEVEGEKQK; from the exons ATGGGCAAAAAGCGCGTTCTTGTCGGTTACGGTGTTGACATTGACGCAGTAGCCGGCTGGCTAGGCTCATACGGAGGAGAGGACAGCGTAAACGACATCAGTCGAG GTCTCTGGGCAGGACACGTCGGCACACCCCGCGTGCTAAAACTATTCGAAAAGTACAACATCAAAGCAACATGGTTCATCCCAGGACACACGCTGGACACCTTCCCTGAAGAATGCGCAATGGTCAGGGATGCCGGCCATGAGATCGGGTTACACGGCTACTCGCACGAGAATCCCTGCGACTTGTCCACTGAGCAACAACGCGATATCCTCGACAAGACATACAAGATGTTGACGGACTTTTGCGGAAAGCCACCGCGCGGAATTGTCGCGCCGTGGTGGGAGGCCAGTGCAGAAATGGTTGAGCTCTTGCTCGCTTATGGGATTGAATATGATCATTCCATGTCCCATGAGGATTGCCAAATGTACTGGCTGCGGACTGGAGATACGTGGACAAAGATTGACTACAAGCAAAAGGCCGAGACTTGGATGAAGCCTCTGATCAAGGGTAATTCAACGGGTCTTGTGGAGATTCCAGGTAGTTGGTATATTGATGATTTGCCACCGATGATGTTTATCAAGAATTCAGCGAATAGTCATGGATGGGTAAATCCGCGGGATGTTGAGGATATTTGGAAG GATCACTTTGACTATTTCTATCGAGAGTACGATGAGTTTGTTTTCCCTATGACAATTCATCCTGATGTTTCTGGTCGGCCTCATGTGTTACTCATGCACGAAAG ACTTATTGAATATATTAACAGCCACGAGGGAGTGGAGTGGGTGACCTTCGAGAAAATGTGCGATGAGTTCAAAGGAAAGAACCAGCCACCTCCAGGTGCACTCATGCCAGCTTCTCCCGGTGCGATTGCAAATGCAGAGGTAGAGGGAGAGAAACAGAAATAA
- a CDS encoding CMGC/SRPK protein kinase has product MLHKLGWGGYSTVWAARDQRNDTYITVKICVAESHGGETRASKSEQIGISSPLSRTFDTIDTHFSGRRLPRKLAKVIAKQSLVGINSLHQQEIAHRDLHTRNLAFTIPRIDKVTKEKFTETLGKPEIG; this is encoded by the exons ATGCTACATAAGCTAGGATGGGGAGGTTACTCGACGGTGTGGGCGGCGAGAGATCAAAG GAATGATACGTATATTACTGTTAAAATTTGTGTTGCAGAAAGCCATGGTGGGGAGACACGAGCTTCCAAATCTGAACAAATTGGCATCTCGTCACCCTTATCTCGAACATTCG ACACAATTGATACACACTTTTCCGGTAGGAGACTCCCtagaaagcttgccaaagtCATTGCCAAGCAAAGCCTAGTCGGAATCAATAGCTTGCACCAACAAGAGATAGCACATAGAG ATCTACATACCCGCAATTTGGCCTTCACTATACCTCGGATAGACAAGGTGACTAAAGAGAAATTCACCGAGACTCTAGGAAAACCAGAAATTGGCTAG
- a CDS encoding Protein kinase: protein MLFEVFVGQPTFDTFMITPTLLVGQMQEMASDDLPNRWHEIWDKMNGDNDELTDNPAPTLQEWLEELYFGSPQSLDLTREDIQERQQNKLWMTPGLMSKFY from the exons ATG CTCTTTGAAGTTTTCGTTGGCCAACCAACTTTTGACACCTTCATGATAACGCCTACACTCCTTGTTGGTCAGATGCAAGAGATGGCAAGTGATGACCTGCCTAACAGATGGCATGAGATATGGGACAAGATGAACGGAGATAACGACGAACTCACAGACAACCCTGCGCCCACTTTGCAGGAATGGCTAGAAGAATTGTACTTCGGTAGTCCGCAGAGTCTTGACCTCACCAGAGAGGATATC CAAGAGCGTCAGCAAAACAAGCTTTGGATGACCCCTGGTTTGATGAGCAAATTTTATTAG
- a CDS encoding Cupin, RmlC-type, with protein MPESQANPTGSDEPSKVPFGKWDSFSWEEFPEWEGTKAIIFRSLDGRCVAGAFRESATATMTYPCDEFSYVTAGWIKAHVHGGETFTLKVGDCVYFTKGQMVDFECSEDYANVSVFFGTEPITLV; from the coding sequence ATGCCAGAGTCCCAAGCCAATCCCACCGGCTCCGATGAGCCCAGCAAAGTCCCGTTTGGAAAATGGGACTCGTTTTCTTGGGAGGAATTTCCGGAATGGGAGGGTACCAAAGCCATCATATTCCGCTCACTGGATGGCAGGTGCGTTGCTGGCGCTTTCCGCGAGTCTGCAACAGCCACTATGACATACCCCTGTGACGAATTTAGTTATGTGACAGCGGGGTGGATCAAGGCGCATGTTCATGGTGGAGAAACATTCACCCTCAAAGTTGGAGACTGTGTCTACTTTACCAAGGGTCAGATGGTGGACTTTGAGTGCAGCGAGGACTATGCAAATGTATCTGTGTTCTTCGGAACTGAGCCTATTACTCTCGTTTGA